From the Melospiza georgiana isolate bMelGeo1 chromosome 4, bMelGeo1.pri, whole genome shotgun sequence genome, the window TTTAGGCAAAAGGCCTGACTACATAAGAGGGTCAGACCTGTCCACTACAACCTTAAGCAAGGTGCTGGGGGTTGAGGTGAGGGTGATTCAGGAAATGAGCAGTTGATATCAAGGGTCTAAGCAGGAATACAGACTATGACTGGGGAGAGGATCTCTCCCAAGGCTGTTTCAGCTACTCAGAATGTAAACTCCCAGCAGCTAAACCCAGGTATGCCTTTACATGTATTCACAGAGCATATGGAAGGTGTACAACCACTGTTCTGAATAAACCTGACCCCCCAATGCCCTCAGCAGGTCACCAGGACTCAGAAAAAGGAGCTTTGCTGATAAACATGCACAAGCAGACAGGACAAGAATGCATCACTGGTCATTCAAAACTAAAGGCAATGTTCCCCAAAGCCGTCACCTCACTACCCCTTCCCCAAGAGCCGGTTCTGTCTAAAGAAACAAGCTTTCTCTCCACAGATATAGGAACTGGACTACTTCTAAATGCAGTCCTGTTAATCCTAAATGGACTACTCCTAAATGCAGCCCTGTTAGTGATTTGGGACATCAGATAAGGTGAGGCAGCAACTAGGACAGCATCCCTGGCAGGAAGAGAGAAAGGACAGATTGGCAGCATGGATCCAGGAGTAATTAGGACAGAAGAGTTCAGCGAGAGGCTTTTGGACATTGCTCCAAACTCGAGGTTGCCTTAAAGTCTGTGTTTACAtaggaaggagggagagaaataaTGTAAACAGCAGCAAACTGTTTCTCTGCTTCTTGGAGACTCCCTTTACTTTCGTACATGCCCCAGGTACACTCCCCTGCTGAGCAGACAGAGGGGCCAGGAAGCACTTACAAAGTGTGAGACAGACAGGGCTCACTTAAAATTCCCAGAAACATGGCAATTTTGAAAGAGGAGTGGAAACGGCAATCAGGACCAAAAACCCAGAAGAGGGGCCATGGTGAGGGAGCAGGAGGTATTGGGTGGAACCGGGAAAACTATGGTATGGGAATCTGCTAACCAGGGGCTTCCCCTCACACCCTATCAGCCCAAACACACCCCACATACCCCCTGACACCATGCTGGCACCCTCACCTTGACAGTGCAGCCCCTGAAGAAAGGGAGGTGGCGGTCACGGAGTTCCGCCTGCCAGGAATCGGAGCACTTGGAGTTGCAGACGATGACAGACTCGTTGAAGCGGGGATTGAAGTGAAATGCCAGATCTCTTGAGCTGCAGCCAAGATTGATGCTGAAGCTGTAAAGGAGCATGAAGAAAATCATATGCATGGACAGGAGAGGGTCTTGGAAGACTTGAGATCCAACACACATCTCTGGACCCAGTTCCTCCATCAGTGTTGCAGGTGGCACAACAATGTGCTATTTTGTATCTGGCAACCTTGGAAAACCACCTTCCTCTATAGCCCACCTTCCACCCCGGCATGGCAAGGTGGTTTCTTTGTACTTACCCAACAGTATCAGCAGATATTTTGCCCTTCACCTTCAGGGTGTTCCCAGGCTTCATATTCAGGTTTAAGATTTCAATATTTCCctaagggagagaaaaacagtCTGTGGGGCTCCTTCAGCCATTCCTCCTGACTTGGCACTACCATTTAGAGGGTGCTGCTTGGAGGCATCCCAGCCAGGAGAACATAAATTGCTCTCAGCTGGTGCTCCTCTCATGACAAAACCCTCCACACTGCAAGTCTTGCATGAACTTCTCATTCAGTGAGAGAAGAGTGGGCTGAGTGAAACCCGCAAGAGAGAAGAGACATCCAAGAGAGAGGAAGTGAAACCTGGCTTGTCCTCAGC encodes:
- the LGALS2 gene encoding galectin-2 isoform X2, whose translation is MEGNIEILNLNMKPGNTLKVKGKISADTVGFSINLGCSSRDLAFHFNPRFNESVIVCNSKCSDSWQAELRDRHLPFFRGCTVKFFIEMLSDKFRVKLPDGHEVCFPNRHGHRNISYVSIVGGLKIISFKLT
- the LGALS2 gene encoding galectin-2 isoform X1, whose amino-acid sequence is MEELGPEMCVGSQVFQDPLLSMHMIFFMLLYSFSINLGCSSRDLAFHFNPRFNESVIVCNSKCSDSWQAELRDRHLPFFRGCTVKFFIEMLSDKFRVKLPDGHEVCFPNRHGHRNISYVSIVGGLKIISFKLT